Proteins found in one Zea mays cultivar B73 chromosome 1, Zm-B73-REFERENCE-NAM-5.0, whole genome shotgun sequence genomic segment:
- the LOC100272294 gene encoding protein NEN1-like isoform X1 translates to MASASAAPAPDREEIVFLDVETSTPPCVLLEFGAVVVCSRRLVDVSSFATLVRPANLDALPDPTARSNGITRGTLADAPPFRDVADMVYDVLHGRVWAGHNIVHFDSMIIMDAFAEIGRPPPQPKAMIDTLPLLTQCFGPRAGDMKLASLANYFGLGKQRHRSLDDVKMNIDVFKNCATVLFLEESLRGVRVPTVQNMSSGGATIRTQGITSDPAPNRDNPNESLLVGSSTVHVEEMMLDTTVTVQTDTRSSGAFSGFVELDDVSTESIKISAPLFLRPFGPRAIVQHKGSPLQLICPGLEVLWVNTKGFPNSPHRPKVGIKVDIPENLSKVLGFCDDLAQSSSSSPGPGAICSNSRWKSLIERDADRRPTVWLKIPTFGSGDTAACRTHVYEKECDGVVPRLVSERVDPSELASMLQGNKVVDAFVSVETFDHYQSAGIRLVANRLDVHFKRQQQA, encoded by the exons ATGGCGTCGGCCTCCGCCGCTCCCGCGCCGGACAGGGAGGAGATTGTGTTCCTGGACGTGGAGACGTCAACCCCGCCGTGCGTGCTCCTCGAGTTCGGTGCCGTAGTCGTGTGCTCGCGCAGGCTCGTGGACGTCTCCTCCTTCGCCACGCTCGTGCGGCCCGCGAACCTCGACGCGCTCCCGGACCCGACCGCGCGGAGCAACGGCATCACGCGCGGCACCCTCGCTGACGCGCCGCCGTTCCGCGACGTCGCCGACATGGTCTACGACGTCCTGCACG GGAGGGTGTGGGCAGGGCACAACATCGTGCACTTCGATTCCATGATAATCATGGACGCGTTCGCCGAGATTGGGCGACCCCCTCCTCAACCCAAGGCCATGATCGACACCCTTCCGTTGCTTACCCAGTGTTTCGGGCCGAGAGCAGGGGACATGAAG CTGGCAAGCTTGGCAAACTATTTTGGTCTAGGGAAGCAAAGGCACAG GAGCCTGGATGATGTGAAAATGAATATTGACGTTTTCAAGAACTGTGCTACAGTCCTGTTCCTG GAGGAAAGCCTTCGAGGTGTGCGTGTGCCTACCGTTCAGAACATGTCGTCGGGGGGTGCAACAATCAGAACCCAAGGAATAACAAGTGATCCTGCACCGAACAGGGATAATCCCAACGAGTCGTTGCTGGTGGGATCGTCCACTGTGCATGTGGAGGAAATGATGCTAGACACCACTGTCACTGTGCAGACGGATACAAGGAGCTCAGGTGCCTTTTCTGGGTTCGTTGAGCTAGACGACGTTTCAACGGAGAGTATCAAGATCTCAGCTCCGCTGTTCCTACGCCCGTTCGGTCCGAGAGCAATCGTCCAGCACAAGGGTTCCCCGCTCCAGCTCATCTGTCCAGGTCTGGAAGTCCTCTGGGTCAACACAAAGGGGTTCCCAAACAGCCCACATCGACCAAAGGTGGGCATAAAGGTCGACATACCTGAGAACCTTAGTAAGGTACTAGGGTTTTGCGACGATCTAGCGCAGAGCTCGTCGTCGTCGCCAGGACCAGGAGCAATATGCAGTAATTCCAGATGGAAATCCCTGATTGAGAGAGACGCGGATCGGCGTCCAACGGTCTGGCTGAA GATTCCTACCTTTGGCAGTGGCGACACCGCAGCCTGCCGGACACATGTATACGAAAAGGAGTGCGACGGTGTCGTTCCAAGGCTTGTTTCCGAAAGGGTCGATCCATCGGAACTGGCCTCGATGCTTCAAGGGAACAAGGTGGTGGATGCGTTCGTCTCGGTGGAAACATTCGACCACTACCAAAGCGCTGGCATTCGGTTGGTTGCCAATAGGCTGGATGTGCACTTCAAAAGGCAACAGCAGGCCTAG
- the LOC100272294 gene encoding protein NEN1-like isoform X3 produces MHGRVWAGHNIVHFDSMIIMDAFAEIGRPPPQPKAMIDTLPLLTQCFGPRAGDMKLASLANYFGLGKQRHRSLDDVKMNIDVFKNCATVLFLEESLRGVRVPTVQNMSSGGATIRTQGITSDPAPNRDNPNESLLVGSSTVHVEEMMLDTTVTVQTDTRSSGAFSGFVELDDVSTESIKISAPLFLRPFGPRAIVQHKGSPLQLICPGLEVLWVNTKGFPNSPHRPKVGIKVDIPENLSKVLGFCDDLAQSSSSSPGPGAICSNSRWKSLIERDADRRPTVWLKIPTFGSGDTAACRTHVYEKECDGVVPRLVSERVDPSELASMLQGNKVVDAFVSVETFDHYQSAGIRLVANRLDVHFKRQQQA; encoded by the exons ATGCATG GGAGGGTGTGGGCAGGGCACAACATCGTGCACTTCGATTCCATGATAATCATGGACGCGTTCGCCGAGATTGGGCGACCCCCTCCTCAACCCAAGGCCATGATCGACACCCTTCCGTTGCTTACCCAGTGTTTCGGGCCGAGAGCAGGGGACATGAAG CTGGCAAGCTTGGCAAACTATTTTGGTCTAGGGAAGCAAAGGCACAG GAGCCTGGATGATGTGAAAATGAATATTGACGTTTTCAAGAACTGTGCTACAGTCCTGTTCCTG GAGGAAAGCCTTCGAGGTGTGCGTGTGCCTACCGTTCAGAACATGTCGTCGGGGGGTGCAACAATCAGAACCCAAGGAATAACAAGTGATCCTGCACCGAACAGGGATAATCCCAACGAGTCGTTGCTGGTGGGATCGTCCACTGTGCATGTGGAGGAAATGATGCTAGACACCACTGTCACTGTGCAGACGGATACAAGGAGCTCAGGTGCCTTTTCTGGGTTCGTTGAGCTAGACGACGTTTCAACGGAGAGTATCAAGATCTCAGCTCCGCTGTTCCTACGCCCGTTCGGTCCGAGAGCAATCGTCCAGCACAAGGGTTCCCCGCTCCAGCTCATCTGTCCAGGTCTGGAAGTCCTCTGGGTCAACACAAAGGGGTTCCCAAACAGCCCACATCGACCAAAGGTGGGCATAAAGGTCGACATACCTGAGAACCTTAGTAAGGTACTAGGGTTTTGCGACGATCTAGCGCAGAGCTCGTCGTCGTCGCCAGGACCAGGAGCAATATGCAGTAATTCCAGATGGAAATCCCTGATTGAGAGAGACGCGGATCGGCGTCCAACGGTCTGGCTGAA GATTCCTACCTTTGGCAGTGGCGACACCGCAGCCTGCCGGACACATGTATACGAAAAGGAGTGCGACGGTGTCGTTCCAAGGCTTGTTTCCGAAAGGGTCGATCCATCGGAACTGGCCTCGATGCTTCAAGGGAACAAGGTGGTGGATGCGTTCGTCTCGGTGGAAACATTCGACCACTACCAAAGCGCTGGCATTCGGTTGGTTGCCAATAGGCTGGATGTGCACTTCAAAAGGCAACAGCAGGCCTAG
- the LOC100272294 gene encoding protein NEN1-like isoform X2 gives MPTPWTGRVWAGHNIVHFDSMIIMDAFAEIGRPPPQPKAMIDTLPLLTQCFGPRAGDMKLASLANYFGLGKQRHRSLDDVKMNIDVFKNCATVLFLEESLRGVRVPTVQNMSSGGATIRTQGITSDPAPNRDNPNESLLVGSSTVHVEEMMLDTTVTVQTDTRSSGAFSGFVELDDVSTESIKISAPLFLRPFGPRAIVQHKGSPLQLICPGLEVLWVNTKGFPNSPHRPKVGIKVDIPENLSKVLGFCDDLAQSSSSSPGPGAICSNSRWKSLIERDADRRPTVWLKIPTFGSGDTAACRTHVYEKECDGVVPRLVSERVDPSELASMLQGNKVVDAFVSVETFDHYQSAGIRLVANRLDVHFKRQQQA, from the exons ATGCCAACGCCGTGGACAGGGAGGGTGTGGGCAGGGCACAACATCGTGCACTTCGATTCCATGATAATCATGGACGCGTTCGCCGAGATTGGGCGACCCCCTCCTCAACCCAAGGCCATGATCGACACCCTTCCGTTGCTTACCCAGTGTTTCGGGCCGAGAGCAGGGGACATGAAG CTGGCAAGCTTGGCAAACTATTTTGGTCTAGGGAAGCAAAGGCACAG GAGCCTGGATGATGTGAAAATGAATATTGACGTTTTCAAGAACTGTGCTACAGTCCTGTTCCTG GAGGAAAGCCTTCGAGGTGTGCGTGTGCCTACCGTTCAGAACATGTCGTCGGGGGGTGCAACAATCAGAACCCAAGGAATAACAAGTGATCCTGCACCGAACAGGGATAATCCCAACGAGTCGTTGCTGGTGGGATCGTCCACTGTGCATGTGGAGGAAATGATGCTAGACACCACTGTCACTGTGCAGACGGATACAAGGAGCTCAGGTGCCTTTTCTGGGTTCGTTGAGCTAGACGACGTTTCAACGGAGAGTATCAAGATCTCAGCTCCGCTGTTCCTACGCCCGTTCGGTCCGAGAGCAATCGTCCAGCACAAGGGTTCCCCGCTCCAGCTCATCTGTCCAGGTCTGGAAGTCCTCTGGGTCAACACAAAGGGGTTCCCAAACAGCCCACATCGACCAAAGGTGGGCATAAAGGTCGACATACCTGAGAACCTTAGTAAGGTACTAGGGTTTTGCGACGATCTAGCGCAGAGCTCGTCGTCGTCGCCAGGACCAGGAGCAATATGCAGTAATTCCAGATGGAAATCCCTGATTGAGAGAGACGCGGATCGGCGTCCAACGGTCTGGCTGAA GATTCCTACCTTTGGCAGTGGCGACACCGCAGCCTGCCGGACACATGTATACGAAAAGGAGTGCGACGGTGTCGTTCCAAGGCTTGTTTCCGAAAGGGTCGATCCATCGGAACTGGCCTCGATGCTTCAAGGGAACAAGGTGGTGGATGCGTTCGTCTCGGTGGAAACATTCGACCACTACCAAAGCGCTGGCATTCGGTTGGTTGCCAATAGGCTGGATGTGCACTTCAAAAGGCAACAGCAGGCCTAG